The window TTACAGTTAAAAGTTTATTTTGAATGTCTTTTTGATTCCTAAAACCACTCCTTTAAAACAAAAAAACCGCTCATTGCTGAACGGTTTGTTTATTTTACCAGATTTTAATTCTTTCTTCCGGTGCTTTGTATAGTTTGTCTCCTTTTTTCACATCGAATGCTTTGTAGAAGGCATCAACGTTGATTAGTGGACCAAAACTTCTGAAGTAACCCGGAGAGTGCGGGTCTGTCTTCACCTGGTTAACCATGTATTTTTCACTTGATAAAGTTCTCCAAACGGTTGCCCAGCTTAGGAAGAATCTCTGATCCTGAGTAAATCCACTGATTTTCCCTGGGTTTCCTTTATCTTTTAAGTACATCTGAAGGGCATCATAAGCGATATTTACACCCCCTAAGTCAGCAATGTTTTCCCCATTTGTAAAAGTACCGTTTACAAATGTTCCTTTTACAGGCTCATACTTGTCATATTGAGAAGCTAAAGCTTTTGTCGCTTTTTCGAAGTTAGCTTTATCTTCCGGAGTCCACCAGTCTACCAAGTTACCATCTGCATCGAACTGAGCTCCTGAATCATCAAATCCGTGGCTCATTTCGTGACCGATAACAGCACCAATTCCTCCAAAATTCACAGCTGCGTCAGCTTTAGGGTTGAAGAATGGCGGCTGAAGGATCGCAGCAGGGAATACGATTTCGTTATATACCGGGTTGTAATAAGCATTTACAGTCTGTGGAGTCATTCCCCATTCTGTTTTATCAACTGGTTTTCCAACTTTAGCTAATTCTCTGTTGTATTGCCATTCGCCAATGTTCTGAAGGTTTTTGTATAGCGTACCTCCTTTAGCTTCAGAAAGAATTTCTAATTTTGAATAGTCTTTCCATTTATCTGGGTAAGCCACTTTTACAGTGAATTTGTTCAACTTCTTAAGAGCTTTCTCCTTAGTAGTAGAAGACATCCACGCTAAATTATTGATATGAACTACAAAACTTTTCTTTAAGTAGTCGATCAATTCTACCATCTGGGCTTTAGCTTCTGCCGGGAAGTATTTTTCAACGTATAGTTTACCAAAAGCTTCTCCTAAGTTTCCATTGATTAATTCATAACCTCTTTTGTTTAAAGCTCTTTGTTCCTGCTGACCTCTTAGGTATTTACCATAGAATGCAAACTTCATATCTCCTAGTTTTTCAC of the Chryseobacterium capnotolerans genome contains:
- a CDS encoding M13 family metallopeptidase produces the protein MKKLTLSLFLIAGICSQNTMSAQGTAAKVAVNNTDKGLDLSLMDTSVRPQDDFYNYVSGTWMKTAKIPSDKATWGSFNKLAEDTDNNSMTILNSLLKDKFTDGSEGKKIQDLYASYMNMQKRNADGIKPIQENLNKIDAIKNMADLQNYLISVTREGENIFYGWGVYADLKDSNMNAVYLGDASLGLGRDYYQKVNEKNTEAIAEYQKYVASMLKELGYKNADEAAKGIVNYERSIAQTLLTNEQSRDNTLQYNPKTMAELSALVKGVDIPAYLKKVGVNTDKVIIGELNYYKNFDKLVNAQNLPVIKDYLKFHMISGTASYLSEKLGDMKFAFYGKYLRGQQEQRALNKRGYELINGNLGEAFGKLYVEKYFPAEAKAQMVELIDYLKKSFVVHINNLAWMSSTTKEKALKKLNKFTVKVAYPDKWKDYSKLEILSEAKGGTLYKNLQNIGEWQYNRELAKVGKPVDKTEWGMTPQTVNAYYNPVYNEIVFPAAILQPPFFNPKADAAVNFGGIGAVIGHEMSHGFDDSGAQFDADGNLVDWWTPEDKANFEKATKALASQYDKYEPVKGTFVNGTFTNGENIADLGGVNIAYDALQMYLKDKGNPGKISGFTQDQRFFLSWATVWRTLSSEKYMVNQVKTDPHSPGYFRSFGPLINVDAFYKAFDVKKGDKLYKAPEERIKIW